AGTACCTAGGGATCTCCAAACTTATCTTTATGTACCAAAATGAGGAGAAACTCTTGGAAAACATATGCTTATTgctccaaaaaataaagaaatgaggaGAAAATGAATGCATTATGTGAGTATACATGTATTATGCTATTAAGGATAAAATTAGGGGTTCACACATAGACTATGtagcattttccaaatttcatagctaaaaattttgaaaaaccaaatttatCGCATTGAGTAGTAAAAGAGAATTTACATCCTTGAGTGTACCTAAAACCTCTAAGGACATTATTTAAATATCTTAATGAGCTAATACAAATTTGAAGATTAAAACTTGAGGTGACATTAATCTTCATCAATATTAGAGATCCTCAagtaatatctaaatattaaattaaatatttttcttttcttcttttcaattGTATTTCCTAGATAAGGGTCTTAGATGATTCAACAAAtctaatgaaatttttgttttctacatTTGGAGTTGatttaaataggaaaaaaaaaatctatttagtAAAAGTTATCTTCAAAACCTAGATAACTTGTGCAAGGATGTATGTTTggaatttcaattataaaactttgaaatttctataaaattttgaaattctttaaaaaaaggtTGAAGTTCTAGGGCTTGATCTTCAAGTTGAAGGATTTGGAgaataacctaattaatttgATCTTTCCCTTGAATCTAGGTAACCACTCAATTCAAGTGAGTAAGACGTAATAAGCTTAATTTATGTATTAGATGTCACTTGAACCATAGAACatttacttattaattaatttttatttctattcatCTAGTCTACTAAATCTCTCATATTTTTAGAACACATTACAAGTGTTTCCATAATCTATAGTACCACTAccatttttggtattttatttgGCTTTTGCTCTAGGTCTCAAAAAACCTTCCCTATAGATCAACACTTGGCTTACTAGGTTTATTATTACAACTTGACATCATGTACTCAAgtttaagttttaaatattgtgcacttaaaatcatatttccccccaaaattgcttcaattttttttacttttttatgttttagaaTTGGATTGTGTTCAATCCTTTACCATATTTATACTTTCAATGACAATTTTATCCTTTACCAAATACAAATTTCCTAATATATGCACtataaaaatcacattttcacccaaaattgttttcattctcCCGCCTCCTAACCCTAGGTTCTATAGTTGCTTTGCCTGTGTATTAAACCTTCATCATGTTGCACCATTAACAATATTTTGTGTTATCTTCTCCAATGTGAAGTAGATCTCCATCTTTAATCTTGAATCATACCACTACATTGCAATGGTAACTTATCTAAATGGTATGGTACTCAACTAATCTATCATCGTGCTATACCATTGGTAGTCATCTCCGATTCGGTACTTTCCTTTCCTTTGGATTTTTATATTCctatttatctttttatgtGAGATAAACTTActataattgatgaaaattatatGGAAGTTGTATAAGGGGTTCATATATAGATTGACATcaattgaattttcttattttggaaaacattaGAGGATTTATGAATTTGAAGTAGGGGGAGAGTAAATTAGGGTTCAGTGGGTATATCTTTAAATTGGCATttttgacactttttttttttgtcaaattggGAAATTGTGATTTTGTTGTTGAAGTATGGTTTCAAATAAAGTGTATCTCCTGAAGTATGAAATGATTGTGGTTGTAGACAGGGAAATGTTAGTCCAAGACATAgtttttattcaatttcatttataCATTGTGGACTTAAGCTATGAGTGGGTTTGACTTAGTCAATTACTTCAAGTTGTGATCAAATGtgaagcaaataataataataataataataataataacaataataataaatggtaCAAATGGAAATGACTTCTAAACCCAGTACCAAATAAAAACTTTTGGATGTGagtttatttacttttctttgaaGCTAATATTATGTCACATTCTATTTGTTGTTGATGGCTTATTATAGGACAAAATGACTTTATGGTtactataatattatatattcgATGGGTGAAATACTAGTTAGAAACCTTGTTGTTGAAATAATATTTCCATATAGGCAAGAAATTCTTAGAGAAGaggttttcaaatatttgtaaTACTTCATgtaattccttttcttttacctATATATCTTTTTTCTACAAAACAAAAGGGAttgctgatttttcttttactcatattatttttcatccacaccaaattttcactttgcaaattcattgttttcaaagttgaaaattttaagttatctaggttttttttttttttttttctctttggcttTGACTTTTGCTTTTTTGAATATAGTTTGTTATCTGATTCCATAGTTGCAGGGTTGAAGAGGGTGATTGAGAGCAGGGTAACAAAGAGTGAACAATTGTCACAATGTCGTTGCAAAAGAAAATCCCTATTATTCATTACTTGGATCCATCATCTTGTGGCTTGCCTAATGGTTGGATAGTAGAGGAGAGACATCGTATTTCTCccaaaacatcaaagagatctgACAAAGTATACTCGTTCATGCTTAATTTcctatttattaacttttattattcttatattGTTATAAAAGCTTgctattagaaaataattttgttttataagacTGTATAAAGATGACAATAAGGTGAGTTTTTTCAGATACCTGTCCCATCTCTAATGGGACGAGgttgagataaatataaataggtTTGGTATGAGTTTGAGAATTCTTTTAAAACTGGGGATAGGTTCGAGTATGACTTTATCTCGCCTCGTCTCTCTcgtttatataatattaaataaaaaatattttaattgatttttttttgttttcaactttttaaatatgtataaaatattatttttcataaaaataaataataaatatctatgatatttatttagttataaattgttattatttttaataaatttaatacttcaaaaataaaaaaattggaaaaaatttaaaaattttgaaaaaaattaaaaaattaaaaatggcaAGGTAGGACGGATATGAGAATTTCCTATACTCATCCCACcctatttaactttttattttttaatagtagGGATGATAATTGATTCAAATAAACGGGAAGAATTCAAGATGGGTCACTTCTTATACCTAgccatatttaattttttttgttagcggggatgagaattaatttaaataaataagatgagGTTGGGATAGGAGTAACCCATCCCAAACTCACCCCGTTGTCATTTCAATCCTTGTATTTAGTTTAAAAATggctaatatttttaaacaaaataaggtCTTAGAGTTCAAGCATTTCTTTTGACCgcgaaaccaaaaaaaaagaaataaaaagatacATGTTTCTTGTTATCTTATTCAAGCATTTGGTGTTATTTTGTATTCCATATCTACATgattttgtatatatgtaaattctctatttatttttatttctttggttttttcttgACTTGGATGTGGTCTTATATATCTCTTTGTCcaactatatttttttgaagTCTCACTTAAATGTTATATTTTGttggttttaaataattagtaTAATTCTTCTATCGCATAaacttaagttttaaattaagaaaactaTATGGAAGTTTTTGTCTATACACTAggtattaaatttatgattactattaactaatatttttaatgtgtGATGGAGACTAATAAGGAGCATGTGTAACATCATTGATCAATGCTATGtaactaagttttttttttttcaatcctaCTTAAATGTCTATCTTATTATATATCTTTCTAGACATTGTAAGCTATGATGACTCTTAGATCAAATCattataaatattcatttgtatACATGAAATCATCCGTAAATACTTATGTAAGTGTAAATTCATTCACCTCATGTTAGTTTCTTGTATTCATTCTTATGTTAGTAGCAAACAATATTaccttttattaatgtcaatataTGACTACTTTGTTTTTTACTACTCAAGGTTTgataaattaagtttaatttaattatgtagTATTACTATGAGCCAGAGACGCAAAAAAAATTTCGATCATTGAAAGCTGCTTTAGAGTActtagaaagaaagaagaaagatgatGTGAAAAAACTAcaggtattaatttttttgacctagaaaaaaaaaatgttttatgttcATCATTAATGATTAAACGTTCCTATTCTTCTCTTGTAGGAATTACCAAATTCTaagtcaaaaacaaaaaagatgaGAATAGAAAGTTCTAATTTTGCAAATGCAcctaaaaaggtaaaatgactTTTACTAATGTTGGTAATAGTATTTGGAGCCCATGTATTGACAACCAAAGTATTGAAATGATGAGAATACTCCATGGCTACGTTTGGTTGACAGGATGAGATAtgataaaatatgtatattttaggACTATGAACATGATATTCTAAGGTGGCATATCCaataagatatattatattatgtttatatttaatttgtgaaatgaataaaaaatgatatgaaatatatattattttcaatgtttaaaataaaattatatcacattccaacattttccattttaaaaaaaaatgaaatctcttTTATGTTTAACagtattcatgattaaaatatttaaactttacaaaaaaaaatgtttatgttatattatttaatatataaaagtaatttatttatcatagattaataaaattttataaatattctttttattacttcttttttaaccataaatttaattcataataaaaaaaaattattttttcaaaataagtatataaaaaaaaaaataaataaattgataaaaaaataaatttatgatacatgagaTATGCATTTCTCATATCTTAGCATGCGATTAACATATCCTATGtagaagccaaaaaaaaaaaaaatgataatatatccTATCACTTATcttatcccatgtttggttgaacataggatatgataaaataagttatagGATAACTTATCCTATCCCATCATCAAcgaaatatgaaatatgatataatatctcATCTCTTATCCTATTTTATACTATATccaaccaaccaaacatgacctataGGCAATAACATTCGTttctattataaagaaaaatgtattCAATCTAGTCTATTAAACTAACATGACCTACAGGCAATAACATTCGTTTCTATATATTGTAAAGAAAAATGTATTCAATCTAGTCTATTAAACTTGTAGGATGATGTTGAAGAACAAACTATGGAAATAACTTATCTTGATGGAACATTGGTCCAAAGTACAACAGAAGGTAGTGCTTCACAAGGCATTATTTCCCCACACTTGAGTGTGacggggaaaaaaagaaaagggaagacaGTTTTAGCCAGCCCTCTATGCATAATAGAGGATAAGTTGCTTGCTTATGTATTTTCGGAGTTAGATTCAAGGTTGGTAAATATTGttgaaatcattttattaatcttaGATTTTTATAAGTGGTATcattagttttgtttatttttctagtgaAACTCTAGTGGATTATGATCAAGATCATGGGATGCGATCAGATTTCAATACTCTATTGCCACATAATTGGGTAGTTGACACAGTAAGCatcttatgttttatttatttatttattctctaaGTAGTAAGATAGttacaaaattgattttatggcAACTtctattaatgtttttttttaatatcttatataGATCATAAATTTGGTTGCATATCAATTAAATACTAGAGAAAAAGAATACAAGGGTCAGAGAATGACTCGATCCTACTTGCCAACAATATTTGCGGTAAGATCTTGCCAAATTATTGAATAATTGTTCATTAGTATATGACATTGAACATTGGTTGTAATGCATTTTTGTGTAGCAACAAATGTTGGGAACTAATGCCAATGTTAACAAGGCATTAGAGATTTATACCTCTAGATACTTTTCCACTTTGGAAAATACCTCCAAGGTACTTAAAAATGTACTTCATTAGTTGGTATGATTTAGCAAGAATAGTTGCTAAGTTTTGTGTTTGATACAGATCTTCATCCCTTTGAATGATTTTGGTCATTGGTTTCTATGCGTCATCAATCTTCCACAAGAGGAAGTTTATATTCTAGACAGTCTTCCcactaaaagaagaaaaaaggaacgAGTTGACATGGTAAGGGTCGGATTAGATAACTTGCTAATACTTGAACATCACTTGATAGTTAACTTTATGCTTCACTAAATTTCAAATGTATAAACAATGTTATAGGTAACTTCAATTATAAATGCATTATGTCTTACCAATTTAGCAAAGTACAATGTGCAACGTTTCCCCATTTCTAGACCAAATTGGGTACCAACACAAGATAATGGGTAAGTTGAAGTTAACTAGCTTTTGTAGTAATGTATTTCCAACATAGATTAGTCATGTGGTTGACTTTCTTTTTATGAGC
This DNA window, taken from Vitis riparia cultivar Riparia Gloire de Montpellier isolate 1030 chromosome 13, EGFV_Vit.rip_1.0, whole genome shotgun sequence, encodes the following:
- the LOC117928272 gene encoding uncharacterized protein LOC117928272; its protein translation is MTRSYLPTIFAQQMLGTNANVNKALEIYTSRYFSTLENTSKIFIPLNDFGHWFLCVINLPQEEVYILDSLPTKRRKKERVDMVTSIINALCLTNLAKYNVQRFPISRPNWVPTQDNGWDCGLYVIRFMQMLDTTPPVSKSSLVVDNSDEFRRKLVIDLVLDDNNKSEVSLVPVAEDKLRETRRQG